The following are encoded in a window of Tessaracoccus flavescens genomic DNA:
- the argF gene encoding ornithine carbamoyltransferase has protein sequence MTLLGRSFLKELDFTADEWRSLLDLSAQLKAERRDGRERQRLQGRKVALLFEKTSTRTRCAFEVAMADQGGTTTYLDPSGSQIGHKESAADTARVLGRWYDGIEYRGAGQDIVETLAANAGVPVYNGLTDDWHPTQMLADQLTMLEHSSKPLEEIAFAFVGDARNNVGNSLLISGAMMGMDVRMVGPASQLNAPEVVEEARRIAEKSGARITITSDVAEGVRGADFIYTDVWVSLGEPKEVWAERIDLLRPYQVNAELMAATGNPDVKFMHCLPAFHDLETSVGRDLKEQFGIEGVEVTDEVFESEASVVFDQAENRMHTIKAILVATLAG, from the coding sequence ATGACCCTGCTCGGACGCAGCTTCCTCAAGGAACTCGACTTCACGGCCGACGAGTGGCGCTCGCTGCTCGACCTGTCCGCCCAGCTCAAGGCCGAGCGGCGCGACGGTCGCGAGCGCCAGCGTCTCCAGGGCAGGAAGGTCGCGCTGCTGTTCGAGAAGACCTCAACCCGCACCCGCTGCGCCTTCGAGGTCGCCATGGCCGACCAGGGCGGGACGACGACCTACCTCGACCCGTCCGGATCGCAGATCGGGCACAAGGAGTCGGCGGCCGACACGGCCCGGGTGCTCGGCCGCTGGTACGACGGCATCGAGTACCGCGGCGCCGGACAGGACATCGTCGAGACCCTCGCCGCCAATGCGGGCGTCCCGGTCTACAACGGCCTCACCGACGACTGGCACCCGACGCAGATGCTCGCCGACCAGCTCACCATGCTGGAGCACTCGTCGAAGCCGTTGGAGGAGATTGCCTTCGCCTTCGTGGGCGACGCCCGCAACAACGTCGGCAACTCGCTGCTGATCTCCGGCGCGATGATGGGTATGGACGTGCGCATGGTCGGCCCCGCCTCACAGCTGAACGCGCCTGAGGTCGTGGAGGAGGCGCGCCGGATCGCGGAAAAGAGCGGCGCGCGGATCACCATCACCTCCGACGTCGCTGAGGGCGTGCGCGGCGCCGACTTCATCTACACCGACGTGTGGGTCTCCCTCGGCGAGCCGAAGGAGGTGTGGGCCGAGCGGATCGACCTGCTGCGCCCGTACCAGGTCAACGCTGAGCTGATGGCGGCGACCGGCAATCCCGACGTGAAGTTCATGCACTGCCTCCCGGCCTTCCACGACCTCGAGACCTCGGTCGGTCGGGACCTGAAGGAGCAGTTCGGTATCGAGGGCGTCGAGGTCACAGACGAGGTCTTCGAGTCGGAGGCCAGCGTCGTCTTCGACCAGGCCGAGAACCGGATGCACACCATCAAGGCGATCCTGGTCGCCACCCTGGCAGGCTGA
- a CDS encoding glucose-1-phosphate adenylyltransferase family protein, with product MTSAKILAIIQAGGAGGRMDVLTTERPKPVLRFGGSYRLIDFVLSNLMHSRLDDVWLSVSYQGASVVEAVRNGRAWDLDRTYGGLRFIGPQEGFSPHESGMSGGNADELYMLRDRIRAEDPDIVLVLSADHAYRLDYRELIDTHLTKGAEVTLLSTDISGLDGAKASDHAVLEVNRLGRVTGFDYKPESPTSDLIAAEAIAYDASVMIEVLEQLHREVNAVDRGEEETPGLGDYGDLLLPRLVERGKAYAHQLDGYWRDLGQPHHYLNAHLELVRQQTDLFDPAWPVIGHQPQTLPARIEQEAEVHESLISPGCVVGGRVTRSVLAPGVVIEPGADVMECVIGDGVRIRAGAKAWRSIIDYGAELGPDARVGSQDADLEDPDAVAVIGRESTVDSVLPAGARLFPGTTA from the coding sequence ATGACAAGCGCGAAGATCCTCGCCATCATCCAGGCCGGCGGCGCGGGCGGCCGCATGGACGTGCTGACCACCGAACGGCCGAAGCCGGTGCTGCGCTTCGGCGGCAGCTATCGCCTGATCGACTTCGTCTTGTCCAATCTCATGCATTCCCGCCTGGACGACGTCTGGCTCAGCGTCTCCTACCAGGGTGCGTCCGTCGTGGAGGCGGTCCGAAACGGGCGGGCGTGGGACCTCGATCGCACCTACGGCGGGCTGCGCTTCATCGGACCGCAGGAGGGCTTCAGCCCGCACGAGTCGGGCATGAGCGGCGGCAACGCGGACGAGCTCTACATGCTGCGCGACCGGATCCGCGCCGAGGATCCGGACATCGTCCTCGTGCTCAGCGCCGACCACGCCTACCGCCTCGATTACCGCGAGCTGATCGACACCCACCTGACGAAGGGGGCGGAGGTGACGCTGCTCAGCACCGACATCTCCGGGCTGGACGGCGCGAAGGCCAGCGACCACGCGGTGCTCGAGGTGAACCGGCTCGGGCGGGTCACCGGCTTCGATTACAAGCCGGAGTCCCCGACCTCGGACCTGATCGCCGCCGAGGCGATCGCCTACGACGCGTCGGTCATGATCGAGGTGCTGGAGCAGCTCCACCGTGAGGTCAACGCCGTCGACCGCGGTGAGGAGGAGACGCCAGGGCTGGGCGACTACGGCGACCTGCTGCTGCCGCGCCTCGTCGAACGCGGCAAGGCCTACGCTCACCAGCTCGACGGCTACTGGCGCGACCTCGGGCAGCCCCACCACTACCTCAACGCACATCTCGAACTGGTCAGGCAACAGACAGACCTGTTCGACCCCGCCTGGCCCGTCATCGGACACCAACCGCAGACCCTGCCCGCCCGGATCGAACAGGAGGCCGAGGTCCACGAGAGCCTGATCAGCCCCGGCTGCGTGGTCGGTGGCCGAGTGACCCGCAGCGTGCTCGCGCCCGGCGTGGTCATCGAACCGGGCGCAGACGTCATGGAGTGCGTCATCGGTGACGGCGTGCGGATCAGAGCCGGTGCGAAGGCGTGGCGCAGCATCATCGACTACGGGGCCGAACTGGGCCCCGATGCGCGGGTCGGTTCGCAGGACGCCGACCTCGAAGACCCCGACGCCGTCGCGGTGATCGGCAGGGAAAGCACCGTCGACTCCGTCCTGCCCGCCGGGGCACGGCTCTTCCCCGGCACGACGGCCTGA